In Patagioenas fasciata isolate bPatFas1 chromosome 18, bPatFas1.hap1, whole genome shotgun sequence, a genomic segment contains:
- the LOC136109490 gene encoding regulator of G-protein signaling 9-like — RASLLLLLQLSHLASPAPHQAVYTGTRVPPSPPPGPPALPRGTACPSPISLALGSSEAGGPSPSPCPSGSRRPRTAGLFLGRFLRRGCWASPVLATLSPKCPAVPHGKVQPLGEREWRTPDAKAVSSFFQIKTDAPSESRIYPARPEEGEDSVKEVICPWESPAEGGRARLKGEEPGNEQPRHGPSFQA; from the exons CGAgcctctctccttctcctcctgcagctGTCCCACCTCGCCTCCCCGGCCCCTCACCAGGCTGTCTACACCGGCACCCGTGTCCCGCCATCGCCGCCCCCCGGacccccggccctgccccgcgGCACCGCCTGCCCCTCGCCCATCAGCCTGGCCCTGGGCAGCAGCGAGGCgggcggccccagccccagcccctgcccctcgGGCAGCAGGAGGCCCCGCACGGCCGGGCTGTTCCTCGGCCGCTTCCTCAGGAGGGGCTGCTGGGCCTCGCCCGTGCTGGCCACGCTCTCGCCCAAGTGCCCGGCCGTGCCCCATGGGAAGGTGCAGCCGCTGGGCGAGCGGGAGTGGCGGACGCCGGACGCCAAGGCGGTGAGCAG CTTCTTCCAAATAAAAACGGATGCTCCTTCGGAGAGCCGAATCTACCCCGCGCGCCCTGAGGAGGGAGAGGACTCTGTGAAGGAGGTGATCTGCCCTTGGGAGAGCCCGGCGGAAGGGGGAAGAGCCCGGCTGAAGGGGGAAGAGCCGGGTAACGAGCAGCCCAGACATGGACCCTCTTTCCAGGCCTGA